CGAGATAACAAAAATACTGGGAATAGAACAAGAACCGAAAATGTCCCGTGttcatatattaaaaaaatgtattccacAATACAACGTAGGACACAAGCAGCGAGTTCAGGATATACGCCGTTATATACAACGCTATAAATTACCATTGTCCTTGTGCGGGGCTGCCTATGATGGAGTCGGCATAAATGATGTAATACTTTCGGCGCGCATGAGTGTTGAGGAACTGCCACAGTTTTAATAATCCATTTAGAAGAcgaaacaaaactaaaagatatttattattaactaTATACCTATATATATTGAGCTATTACGTATGTATGTTTATTTGCAAAATATAATTTCCTGGGGAAAATGGTCAAGATTTGATTATGACTTTCATTTATTTGCCAAAACCTCCGCGGCAATTCGGGCTGGGCTCTATAGTATAGGAAGGTGTCCATTGTTTTGGAGTTTTGGCTTCAATCGATAAGGCATGGGGAAAGAGGTCGCACAACTTTTCCTTCAGTAAATTATTAACCAACCGATGcctctaaaaacagacaaagaaataatcgaaaaaaaaagtCGTTAAAGTTCTCATTCTCACCTTAATCAAAGGCAATTCTTCAAATTTGTCAGATACGACCAACACCTTAAAGTGAGTCTCTGATCCTTTGGGCACATTGTGCATGTAGGATTCATTAACTACTTGCAAATGTACCGGTTGTAAGTTGGACGTCAGTGTTGTTACAATAGCCTTTTCTACCGGTCCTCCAACAGCTACCTCAGTACTCATTGCGTGGACTAATGTTGGATATAAATCTATAAgaagtgttaattttttttttttgtatatcaaaACCCTGCTGATTTTACTTACATTTACCAGTCAACAAACGACGTGTTGTGATCAAAGAGGGTAAGATAATCAAGAGagagtttctgctttgtcttccccgtaccgtaaaataactcgcgttaaagacacaacatttttattgtattccaattggattcacattgagggctgcaacattttcgggttattctgttttgattcgagcattcgttcgaacattttttcgtattttgctttgtttctttgcaaccgaaagttgcaataaaggaaaaacgaaatatcgtgagcaattcaaatatgttgtgtcttaaaattttgtcactcgtcatcacgtattgccctctaacgccagctcttatcTTTCTTACCCTCTTTGGTTGTGATATTCATTGTTTTGATTTATAAATTTCACTGGCtggttttgttgtgtttttacaTAACAAGTACAGACCTAAATGGCTGCGTTTGCTAAAATGATAATAGGCGCatctgctgttttaaattttttaaagcagCTATCACACGATATGTGCTGCCACTTTCCGTATTCATTAGACATTCCACGGACAATTGCCCTCCTGTTCTCGCGGCGATTTGTCCTTTGAcggggatcgccacctccacataaaaatatgctaacaacaacgacaacatgaGACTATCCTTATATACGTCAAATATGAATAGAGAGTGCTATAATCGgtgccatggcgaaacaattaaaggtagtctcatttgtacaacaaccacaacagctgagtataatttttttatatttgtttgattttgcagtaagtCTAAATGTCAAGGCTTCatatcacagctgtgatatttttgtaaaatcttcaaaagatgttctatttgatccgataatCCACATATAAGCAACAAAATAGTCTTTCAATGATGaacatacaaatataaaacacatttgcaaAAGATAGTTCTAAAACAAAGTTTGACATTTccatttacggcatttgccaatCAAGGTAGTTTTGTCGGggtatatttttgttgttgtg
This Stomoxys calcitrans chromosome 2, idStoCalc2.1, whole genome shotgun sequence DNA region includes the following protein-coding sequences:
- the LOC106084535 gene encoding bolA-like protein DDB_G0274169, with amino-acid sequence MNITTRRLLTGKYLYPTLVHAMSTEVAVGGPVEKAIVTTLTSNLQPVHLQVVNESYMHNVPKGSETHFKVLVVSDKFEELPLIKRHRLVNNLLKEKLCDLFPHALSIEAKTPKQWTPSYTIEPSPNCRGGFGK